CTTTCAGGGCGGTTTCATCGTGATGGACCAGGCCAAGATTGATGAAGTGGCTGAAGTGGCAGGAGGACTCGATATGCTGGAGGGAGCCATCGGCGTGGTTCCCCTGAGCGTCTATGAAACCGATGCCGCGAAAGACTTTATCGAGCGATACAAGGCAGAGTACGACAAAATGCCAGGCTCCGAAGCCGCGTACAACTACCTGGCTCTGCACGCCCTGGTAGAAGCCATGGACACCACCGACTCCACCGACCCGAAAACTCTCCGTGCCGCCATCGGCGATGCCCTGAAAAATATGGATGCCAGCAAGAATCCGTATGAAATCGTTGAGGTGACCGAGAATGGCGGGTTTGTTACTGAAACCACCCTGGCGGTGGTGAAAGACGGTGAGATCGTGCGGGAGGAAATTGAATGATCGGGTCTCCGCGCCCGTTGTTATAAAAAAGGGGCCTCCGGCCCCTTTTTTCAGTTCATGGCGACGACTATCTAAGCCACATACATCACCAGATTCTCCGCCACACAGGCAGGCCTGTCCTCGCCCTGGATTTCCAAGGTGGTCCTATAAGTGGCCAGGGTGCGCTGGTCGTCCAGTCTGGTCACATCCATCAGCTCCATTTTGCTCCGGATAGCCGACCCGGACTTCACCGCGGCGGGGAAGCGCAGCTTGTTTATCCCGTAGTTGATGCTGGCGCTTTTACCCTGCACGTTAATCACCTGCTGATTCAACAGAGGAATCAGGGAGGCTGTCAGAAAACCGTGGGCCACAGTGCTCTTCCAGGGTGATTCACGCCTTGCCCGTTCGACATCCAGATGAATCCACTGGTGGTCACCCGTGGCATCGGCAAAAGCCTGAATCATCTCCTGGGTGACGGTTTTCCAGGGGCTGTGACCAATCAAAGAACCCTTGTGCTTTTCCAGATCGTTCAGCTCAACCGAAAGCATGCCTGCATCCTTGAATCGATGGTTAGAGCAGAAATGAAATCACACGGCGTAGCCGGGATTCTTGCTATCAAGCAGCCGAACCAGAGCAGGCCAGGTCAGAGCCGCCGCAGCACCCAGTGACTGAGACTGGTCCGCCGTGGTCTGAATGGCCTGCTCCGAAGGCATGTAGGTCGGCCCACAACTCTGGGCCTTGACCTGAATCTCGCAGGCCTTCATCAGGAAATACAGATAGGTGAAGGTCTCAGGCACGTCCTTACCGGCCGTCAGCACACCATGGTTGCGCAACAGCATCATCGACTTGTCGCCAAGATCGTTGATCAGCCGCTCGCGCTCATCCAGATTCAGGGCAACGCCCTCGTAATCGTGATAGCTCAGGTGATTCAGGCACAGCATGGCCGTCTGGCTCAGGGGCAGCAGGCCGTCCCGGTGGGCGGATACGGCGACGCCATCGGGCGCGTGCAGGTGCATCACCGCGCCTGCGTCTTCCCGGCCCATGTGCACCGCACTGTGAATGGTAAAGCCGGCCGGATTGACACGGCTCAGGCCGCCGGATTCCACCACCTGGCCGTCCCGGTCCACCTTCACCAGCGAAGAAGCCGTGATTTCATGGAACAGCAGGCCGTAAGGATTGATCAGGAAATGATGCTCCGGGCCCGGCACCCGCGCGGACAGATGGGTGAACACCAGATCGTCCCAGCCAAACAGCGCCACCAGGCGGTAGGCCGCAGCCAGCTCGGTACGCACCTTCCATTCGGCTTTCTTCAGATCCTGCTGCGCCGACTGATCGCTCGTCGTTGTCATGGTCATGTCCATCGCCTGTTAGCTTGCCTGAAGCAGGGAGGCGTAACGTTCCAGGTGGAAATCGTCGTCCCCGAGCTGGTGGTTGATACCGATCAGCCGCTTGGCATAGTGGGCAAAGTTGTATTCCCAGGTCATGCCAATACCGCCATGCATCTGGATACCGCTTTCGGAAATAAACTGACCGGCGCGTCCGATGACATTCTTGGCGCCAGCGAGCACACGACGACGCTCATCACTCTGTTCACCGTCGGCAACGCTGGCGGCCAGAATGGCCATGGAACGGGCCTGCTCCAGCTCTGACATCATGTCCACCATGCGGTGCTGCAGGACCTGGAACTTGCCGATGGGTACGCCAAACTGCTTGCGCTGTTTAAGGTACTCCAGGGTCAGCTCGTTGGCCACCTCCATCACGCCGACAGCCTCGGCACACAGGGCAGCGATGGCGCGGCCGGCCTGGTAGTCAATCACCTCGCCAGCCTTGCCTTCCTCGCCCAGCAGCGCACCGGCATCCACCTGAACGTTGGTCAGGGTGATGTCACAACCTTTGGCACCGTCGATGGTGGGGTAAGTGCGGCGCTCAACGCCGGCGGTATCCGGGCTCAGTGCAAACAGGCTGATGCCGTCGGCGTCGCGGGTGTCGCCCGAGGTGCGGGCCGATATCACGATCACGTCGGCACAATGTCCACCGATCACCACCGCCTTGCGGCCATTCAGTACGTAACCCTCTCCATTACCCCCACCGTTTTTCTCGGCACGGGTTTCCACGTTGTTCAGGTCGTAGTAGCTCTGGGGCTCCTGCAGGCCTACCGCGGCTTTCAGTTCGCCGCTGGCGATACCGGCCAGCCAGGTTTCCTTCTGGCTGTCGTTGCCAGCCTGACCAATCAGGCCGCCACCGAGAATGATGGACTGAAGATAGGGCTCAAGGCACAGTCCGCGGCCCAGTTCCGTCATCAGCGACTGCACTTCCACGCCACCGCCACCGAAGCCACCGAGCTCCTCGGGAAAAGGCACGGCAGTCAGGCCCAGTTCGCTGAGCTGCTTCCAGAAATCGGCGCCGAAGCCCAGGTCGGTTTCGCTGAACGCCAGTCGTTTTTCAAAACTGTATTCACCGCGCACCAGGCGGGCCACGGTGTCCTGCAGCATCTGCTGTTCTTCGTTGAGTCGGAAATCCATGGTCGCCTCCTTAAAGCCCGAGAATCATTTTCGACACGATGTTTTTCTGGATCTCGTTGGATCCGCCGAAAATCGACAGTTTACGGTTGTTGAAGTACTGGGCTGAGAGTGGCGCAGCGTTTTCGTCCGACAGGAACTCGCCGTCATAGTCCAGGTCCAGCTCTTCCTCCACAAATGGCAGAGCGTAAGGCCCGATCGCGCGGCGGGCGAGATCGTTGATGGACTGGCGGATCTCGGTGCCTTTCACCTTCAGCATCGAACTTTCCGCGCCCGGCACGCCACCACCTTCAACCGAGGCAATGATGCGCAGGTTGCTGATGGCTGCGGCGGTCAGATCGATTTCCAGTTTGGCGATGCGCTGGCTGAAGGTCGGGTCTTCGATCAACGGTTTGCCATTTTTCATCCGGCGGCTGGACAGTTGCTTGAGGTGCGACAGTGTCGCCTTGGACATGCCAATACCTGCCAGACCGGTGCGCTCGTACGTGAGCAGGAACTTGGCGTAGGTCCAGCCCTTGTCTTCCTCGCCGACAAGGTTTTCCACCGGCACCTTCACGTCCTGGAAGAAGACTTCGTTGACTTCGTGTTCGCCATCGAGGGTGATGACCGGGCGCACGGTAATGCCCGGTGTGTTCATGTCGATCAGCAGGAACGAAATGCCTTCCTGTTTCTTGACCTCGGTGTTGGTGCGCACCAGGCAGAAGATCATGTTGGCGTGTTGGCCCAGGGTGGTCCAGGCCTTCTGGCCGTTGACGATGTAATGATCGCCGTCGCGTACCGCGCGAGTGTTGAGGGAGGCCAGGTCGGAGCCGGCGCCGGGCTCGGAATAGCCCTGGCACCACCAGTCCTCGCCGCTGAGAATGCGCGGCAGGTACTTCTGCTTCTGTTCTTCGTTACCAAACTTGATAATCACCGGCGCTACCATGTTCACCCCGAACGGGATGGAGCGGGGTGCGCCGTAACGGCATGACTCTTCATCCCAGATATGCTTCTGCACTGGCGTCCACTTTACACCACCATACTCTTCCGGCCAGTGGGTAGCGTACCAGCCCTGTTTGCAGAGGATTTTCTGCCACCGCAGATGGTCCTCTTTGGACAGGCGCCGGAATCCTTTTACTTTGTCGGCGATGTCCGCCGGCAGCTTCTCATCCAGGAACGCTCTTACCTCGTCACGGAAAGCAAGTTCCTCGGCAGTGTAGTTCATGTTCATCGGATAACCTCGTTTGCGTTTGTGCAAAAATCAGCCGAATGCCTGAATTCCGGTCTGGCCACGGCCCAGGATCAGAGCGTGGACATCGTGGGTACCTTCATAGGTATTGACCGCTTCCAGATTCATCACATGGCGAATCACGTGGTATTCGTCGGAGATGCCATTGCCGCCGTGCATGTCGCGGGCAACCCGGGCGATGTCCAGGGACTTGCCGCAGTTGTTGCGCTTGAGCAGGGATACAGCATCCGGTGTCGCATCGCCGGAATCCATCATGCGGCCCAGTTGCAACACGGCTTGCAGGCCGATGGTAATTTCGGTCTGCATGTCCACCAGCTTTTTCTGAATCAGCTGGGTGGCGGCCAGAGGCCTGCCGAACTGTTTGCGTTCGAGGGTGTAGTTACGGGCAGCGTGCCAGCAGAACTCGGCGGCGCCCAGAGAGCCCCAGCTGATGCCGTAGCGGGCCTTGGTCAGACAACTGAGCGGACCTTTCAGGCCTTCCACGTCGAGCTTGTTCTCGTCTGGTACAAACACCTCGTCCATAAAGATGGAACCGGTTTCGGAGGCGCGCAGAGAGAACTTGCCTTCGATCTTCGGCGTGTCCAGGCCCTTGCCGTTTTCGCGCTCGATCACGAAGCCGGTCACCACGCCATCAAGCTTGCCCCATACCACACAGATATCGGCGATCGGGGAGTTGGTAATCCAGGTTTTGGAGCCACTCACCAGATAGCCACCGTCCACCTTCTTTGCGCGGGTTTCCATGCCGCCGGGATCAGAGCCGTGGTTGGGTTCAGTCAAGCCAAAGCAGCCAACGTATTCGCCGGAAGCCAGTTTGGGCAGGATGCGTTTCTTCAGTGCTTCCTGGCCGTAGCTGAAGATGGGGTACATCACCAGTGACGACTGCACGCTCAGGGCCGAGCGGTAGGCGGAATCCACCCGCTCTACTTCGCGGGCGATCAGGCCGTAGCACACGTGGTTGAGGCCCGGGCCGCCGTACTCTTCCGGCAGGGTGGCGCCGAGCATGCCCAGATCGCCCATGTCGGTAAAGATGGAACGGTCGAACTTCTCGTGCCGGTTCGCTTCGGTGATGCCGGGCATCAGGCGCTGGTCGCAGAAGGAACGGATACTGTCCCGAACCTGACGCTCGGTTTCATCCAGTTGCTTGTCAAATTGCAGCAGGTCATTCCAGGGTCCGGAAGCCATGGTGTCTCTCCTCAGAAAATTAGTCGGTTGCTCGTTCAATCACAGCAGCAATGCCCTGGCCGACGCCAATGCACATGCTGATCAATGCGTAACGACCGCCGCTGCGCTCAAGCTGGCGCGTGGCAGTCAATGCGATCCGTGCGCCGGACGCCCCCAATGGGTGGCCGACAGCAATGGCGCCGCCGTTGGGGTTCAGCCGGGAATCGGTCGGGTCTATGCCCAGTCTGGTGGTGCAGCCGAGAACCTGGGCGGCGAACGCCTCGTTAATCTCGATCACGTCCATATCGTGGATCTCCAGCCCGGCGCGAGCGAGTGCTTTTTCGCTCGCAGGCACGGGGCCATAACCCATCACGCGGGGCGGCACCCCGGCAATGGCAGCGGATACGATGCGGGCGCGGGGGCGGATGCCAGCGCGCTCGCCTGCTTCGCGGGAACCCACGATCAACGCTGCGGCGCCGTCATTGATGCCGGAGGCATTGCCGGCGGTAACCACACCACCTTCGAACAGTGGTCGCAGG
Above is a genomic segment from Marinobacter panjinensis containing:
- a CDS encoding class II aldolase/adducin family protein, whose protein sequence is MTTTSDQSAQQDLKKAEWKVRTELAAAYRLVALFGWDDLVFTHLSARVPGPEHHFLINPYGLLFHEITASSLVKVDRDGQVVESGGLSRVNPAGFTIHSAVHMGREDAGAVMHLHAPDGVAVSAHRDGLLPLSQTAMLCLNHLSYHDYEGVALNLDERERLINDLGDKSMMLLRNHGVLTAGKDVPETFTYLYFLMKACEIQVKAQSCGPTYMPSEQAIQTTADQSQSLGAAAALTWPALVRLLDSKNPGYAV
- a CDS encoding acyl-CoA dehydrogenase family protein; translation: MDFRLNEEQQMLQDTVARLVRGEYSFEKRLAFSETDLGFGADFWKQLSELGLTAVPFPEELGGFGGGGVEVQSLMTELGRGLCLEPYLQSIILGGGLIGQAGNDSQKETWLAGIASGELKAAVGLQEPQSYYDLNNVETRAEKNGGGNGEGYVLNGRKAVVIGGHCADVIVISARTSGDTRDADGISLFALSPDTAGVERRTYPTIDGAKGCDITLTNVQVDAGALLGEEGKAGEVIDYQAGRAIAALCAEAVGVMEVANELTLEYLKQRKQFGVPIGKFQVLQHRMVDMMSELEQARSMAILAASVADGEQSDERRRVLAGAKNVIGRAGQFISESGIQMHGGIGMTWEYNFAHYAKRLIGINHQLGDDDFHLERYASLLQAS
- a CDS encoding acyl-CoA dehydrogenase family protein; translation: MNMNYTAEELAFRDEVRAFLDEKLPADIADKVKGFRRLSKEDHLRWQKILCKQGWYATHWPEEYGGVKWTPVQKHIWDEESCRYGAPRSIPFGVNMVAPVIIKFGNEEQKQKYLPRILSGEDWWCQGYSEPGAGSDLASLNTRAVRDGDHYIVNGQKAWTTLGQHANMIFCLVRTNTEVKKQEGISFLLIDMNTPGITVRPVITLDGEHEVNEVFFQDVKVPVENLVGEEDKGWTYAKFLLTYERTGLAGIGMSKATLSHLKQLSSRRMKNGKPLIEDPTFSQRIAKLEIDLTAAAISNLRIIASVEGGGVPGAESSMLKVKGTEIRQSINDLARRAIGPYALPFVEEELDLDYDGEFLSDENAAPLSAQYFNNRKLSIFGGSNEIQKNIVSKMILGL
- a CDS encoding acyl-CoA dehydrogenase is translated as MASGPWNDLLQFDKQLDETERQVRDSIRSFCDQRLMPGITEANRHEKFDRSIFTDMGDLGMLGATLPEEYGGPGLNHVCYGLIAREVERVDSAYRSALSVQSSLVMYPIFSYGQEALKKRILPKLASGEYVGCFGLTEPNHGSDPGGMETRAKKVDGGYLVSGSKTWITNSPIADICVVWGKLDGVVTGFVIERENGKGLDTPKIEGKFSLRASETGSIFMDEVFVPDENKLDVEGLKGPLSCLTKARYGISWGSLGAAEFCWHAARNYTLERKQFGRPLAATQLIQKKLVDMQTEITIGLQAVLQLGRMMDSGDATPDAVSLLKRNNCGKSLDIARVARDMHGGNGISDEYHVIRHVMNLEAVNTYEGTHDVHALILGRGQTGIQAFG
- a CDS encoding MaoC family dehydratase, producing MLSVELNDLEKHKGSLIGHSPWKTVTQEMIQAFADATGDHQWIHLDVERARRESPWKSTVAHGFLTASLIPLLNQQVINVQGKSASINYGINKLRFPAAVKSGSAIRSKMELMDVTRLDDQRTLATYRTTLEIQGEDRPACVAENLVMYVA